The nucleotide sequence TATAAAGTTCTCGTCTTAAACGAACAGTCTTTGGATGATTCCAAACCAATTCAAGAAGATCTTTGGTACTACATGTTATCGTTAGTTGAAGACAAGTTGTATTGCACCGTATCTGCTTCAGGACACGAAATGTTAACAGTAGGACCTGAAGATATATTTGAGATATCGGGAAAAACTGTTAAAGTAAGTTTCTAagtgattatttattatttatacttatcgtaactttatttatatttaggtATTTGTTAATCAATTTTCCAGGGGTTAGTATCATAGAGGCCTTTATAaacattgaatatttgaaaaatattaagtatACTATAAAAAGAAGTCTTTAATAGAATGTTTGACCTTCATAAGTGCTAATAATACTTTTTGCTctttattaagttttttttttaatcaatatacatattttttatcatacaaaTAGAGAATATGGTAGAAGTATCTCAGCAGTGGGTCTACTAAATCCTGTAAATGATCTACAtggaaaaaagtttggaaactTGTGAATTAAAAAGCTGCAAAGTACTTTGTTGTTtgtaatttgttcaaaaacacgataatataatttgttacgtaaaaagttttaaattttcattgatttttaatggtaaaattGTATCAGCTTTTatagtgaaatatttctatttgtagGTAAATATAGATCTAGTTATGAAAGATGTGGAAAAACGTCAAATGGACAGATTTAAAAATGATCCTGTGGGACAAACGTGTCTGGAAGCTGTACAAGAATTACACAAATTAACCACGATGGCAAATAATGATActgaaaaattagaatttctaCACTATATAATGGATTTAAATGTATtcgttacaattttttatattcgaagatactaattttatcattttaggTTAAAAGTCAagaattatattacgatttacaaaaaatgtacgATCTAAAAGACAAACTGATTGATCATTTACCTAGTACTAAGATACCTAATTTCGAGCAACAGTTTTCTAcggtttttaaaagaaaatttttagaagagcaaaagaaaaatttggaatatcaATTATCTAATGCCAGTTTGAGTCTTTATCCTGATTACGAAAATAGAATACAGCTTTTGAAGAGATTGAATTACGTTGATGGACAAAACAAAAGTAAGtgtaaaattcatttcattgtaacgatttttcatatttagtaATGGCGAATAATCACTTTTAATCAAATCTGGGAATTATAGTGgcgttaaaaaatttgaatcttgATTTGTTTAATTATTGATCGTTATTTTAATATACACTTGTATGTCttagaattttatgaattactaatcaaaattcaagaaaattttggCAAATCCAGAAGTGACTGTAAATGATATTCAGTTTTAATTTGGACGGATTATCAAAGTTTAACAAGATATTCAAAAGTATATCCAGTATTACATTGTATCAATTAATTGTTTAATAActattaaatcgatttttttaaattttggcaGTATTAGGTTTAGGAACACTTTATAATCACCAGGATCTGGAGGATATGGTGGTTATTGAGGCGATTCATAATTCAATTTGCCTcaagttttgatttatatttaaatatactaGAGATGAATCTGGAGGATATGGTGGTTGTAGAAGTGATCCAAACACTTCAATTCCTTCAAGTTTTGATCTCTAGTTTCAAAATCATTTCCAATACAACACAAAATATCACCTAATCTGGGTAAAAGAGATGGTCTTGGGGATTGAATTATGACACAGCAGCACGCCATCTAACGGCATCGGTCAAAATTTAATGTAGTGAAAATTATAAACGATAGTGGATGGTTACATCCATTGAATTATTCTTCTAGATGTTTCTAGAGGGAAAAGTGTAAAAAAGTTGTGATTGTCAAATTATCTTGAATCTTTACCTCAGAAACTTTATAAAACACTTCATATTAGTTTTTCAAGATTTTCACATTAACAGGCTTAGGAATACTTTGTAATTACCCAGAGATAAATCTAGATAATATTGTGGATATAGATGACTGAAACTTTGTATAATATTTGATTACTATCAACATATCGGtacctaatattttttttttcttatattttcttttatttttatatataatatcaatttaGTGCTTTAATTGCATAAAAATTCGACAAGAATATGAATAACATTATCAATATGTATGTCTTCCAGTTAATCCCTTGGTTTTgagatttttctattaaataccCATTCGGAAACTATCTATTCAACcaccatatataaaatttcaacccCAAATAAGGAAatctatattaatatttatcatttatgtTTTCTAGTTCAGTTAAAAGGTTACGTTGCTTGTGAAATAGGAATGAACGAATTATTGTTAACGGAATTGATACTAAGGAACGTATTAACGAAATTGAAAGCCGCTGAAGTAGCAGCTCTATTATCAGCTCTAGTGTTTAGAGTGAAGACACCCAATGAAGTTTTCGATGATAGCGGATTAACACCGGATCTAAAAAAAGTAAGTTTGATCGATAAATGTACTGTGACAGTACCTTATTTACAGTTACCACTCTGTATATGTaattatatgatatttataGGCAATAGTGGAATTACGACAAGTACATCTCGAAATAGGTAACGAAGAACAAAATTTGCGAATCCAAACCGACGAATTTCAAGAAGAATTAAATTTCGGTTTAGTACACGTTGTATATGAATGGGCTACCAACcaggtaaattatttatatatatttatatataatacaataaatctAGATTATTGTAGAAACTTCTGTGTAGCTACAGTCAAGAAACATCTAGAACAATTGTCGCTCAATAATTGAATGAGCAAAATACCATCTTTTAGTAGTTTCCACTACATTAAATTATGACTGGCGTCGTTAGATGGCGTGCGGCTGTGTATCCATCGTAATATCTATTCCTAACTATTTTTTGTGGTATTTGTACCGCCACATATTGTTTCGTTTATTGTTTAAGTGTCTCTGTAGCATCGTAAAACTCGCTAGTCATCCGCAAATGTACCAATGATATAGCCATTCTCTGTTGGTAGAACTGTAGtaccattttttataatttgtcgTGCAGCTGTGTATCCGTCGTAATATCTACTCctaactatttttttgtatttgtaccGCCACATTTTGTTTCGTTTATCGTTTAAGTGGCTCTGTAGTCTGGCTAGTCATCCGCAAGTGTACCAATGACATCGTCATTCTCTGTTGGTAGAACTTTGGTACcattttttatagtttccacTATATTAAATTATGACTAGCGTTGTTAGATGGCGCGCGGCTGTGTACCTGTCACGATAAGTACTCCTAGTTGTGTCGGGCGGTATTTGTATGCTGTTTAAGAAAAATGGTGACGGGTAAGTCATATTTTGTTTCGTTTATTTATATTCTCCACTCTCATAGTCATGTTCGGATATCGTGCCTTTGTAGCATCTTGGACGTTGTAGAAGGATTTTCGTGACTCGCTAGTTATCTGGAAATGTTTCATTCTTTGTTTATAGGGTTTGTAGTATTCAGTACAATGAGCAGAAGTGCCTTGAGGGACATCTGCTTTTATTCGACAGTTTCATTTACTGTTGCGCCTTTCGGAAACCGAATTAATGGAGTCATGTACAATTTTCTGTGTCCACTTATAGGCCAAGATTAGACTTTTAGAATTTTTACCATGTTTGgttattagaattatttatgCAGTTTTAAGGAATTGGTGCCAGTACTTTAgcattattttacaatttttaaggttatgtgaTATAAGCCAGGCGGTTTTCTTGTTTTTAGGAAGTTTTTTTGTTGTACTTCATTTGTGGTTGGGTGGTgcatcaattttaaaaaataattttgtgttttagcCTTTTGCGGATATAATGAAACTTACAGATATACAGGAAGGTATAATTGTACGGTGTATTCAACAATTGAACGAAACTATTATGGACGTCAGAGATGCCGCTAGGATCGTCGGAGATCCcgaacttaaaaataaaatggaagaaGCTTCCGCTTCTATAAAACGTGATATAGTATTTACCGCTAGTTTATATACGTTGACGGATTCCCTTTGAACAATTAAGGTCAATACAGTGAACAATATTTTGTCATAaagattattgataaaaatttcctAGGTAAATCCTCTCAAAAAAATGGTAACGACGTCAAATATTTATGAGGTTATGTCTTACCACTGTacttattgttattttcaaatataatttcacaaaataacttcggtattttgaatttttgtatttaaaattagCATACagtgtaaattaaaaaattgctcGATTTTTGTCAACTTTTTTTACCCACctatttgaaaaacaagaaattctattaattaaaatagatCCTAATGTTAAAATGCTCATTTCAAAAACGCAAATATGAAAACCTTTCATtagtaaagtaaaaaaattacatttgacAACGCTATATTCTAATTCATCCATTTCTGTAAATATAAGGATAAACAACGCTTGGCAACATTGCGGTCTTTATAAGCTCCAGTGTTGTAATTAGTctcaaaatattggaaaaaaaaatgtttgtcagTACTGTAAGCTTCAAAATCTCTATTCTAATACTGCAATTTtgataatcttttttatttttattcactcATATCTAGGAAATCTGGAAATTACGTTTGACAAAACTGCAGGCTTGATATGTTTCCCGAGATctaggaaaaaattatgtttggcAATACTGCATCTTTGATAAATTCCCATATTGTCATTCGTATATTTCTGGAGATGGGGGAAATTTATGTTTGGCAATACTGCAAGCTCAATAATTTCTATTCTAATCTGTGTATTTCTCGAGATCTGGGGGAAAATTACTGTTGGAAGTACTGCAATCTTGTTAATTTCTTCTAATTCGTTTCATCCATATctcaaaatatgtgaaaaaattacgTTTGGCAACTCTGTAAGATCTAGGAAAAGATATGTTTGGTAATATTAGTATTTATAACACTTTCCCGTAATTCATCAATAtcttgaaattttggaaaaaaactacGTTTGGCAATATTGTACGCTTGATATGCTCCCATATTGTAGTTCGTGAGatagagaaaaattaaattgtaattcatgaatttctagagatctattgaaaaattatgtttagCAACACTAATTCATCCGTCTTTTTAAAACTGGGGAAAAAAACTGCATTTGGCAATACTGCATGCTTGATATGTTACCATATAGTAACTTATGCATATCTCTTTACCATGATACATGCGGCACATACGGAGGTGACATATTGTACGGGGTATATCAAATTATCATGATTTCAGAAAAGGTATTCTCGTTTGGTTTCTTGGATAAGTAAATGTATCAAGAAGCAagaaaatttcagtaaaaagtatttatttcttaaaaaaataattacgagatccttaataatgtaaaaacatcaacaaaattGACGTTGCGTCCTaattatttaatagaatatgacaatttaatttcattttttgacagtttaattaattattaatacatcatatttatctataaaaaagtcatttttattGGTCGATAACCCACAGGATATTAACGCCGGCTCTTCCCAAGTTAACTCTTCCCAGCATTCCGTGTTCCATTTTATTTacgtgataaataaaaaataatatgctatgGAACAAATTGTTGTAACCCTAAAAATTCCCaaagattaaaaattacaattcaaggtatgtaaaattaatatttttccataaatacaTTATTGTCGTATCAATGTTTTATATAGACAATTTCTGAAAAGACAAATTAGAGATTTCCAGAAAATTGAAGATTCCAGAAAGTGaagataatatataaaacgaatCTATGGCAACAGGGGAGCCAGTGAACACATTGGGATAGTACACCAAACCGTTTATTAAAATAGTTCAGTGtattgagtgttggtgtataaataaattaataaaaatcgtgTATTTAAATTCACCCTCTAggtattcatattattatactCACTTTAACCATTTCGTAAGTCTTTCCGGCTACAACTACTCTATAATGAGGCGGTTTTTCACTAACTTCCtgtataaataaactatttccTGTTAAAACGGGTACTTTATctgtaattttcaaataatggtGTCCACTAAAGGCTTTTGTATCAGGCATATTCGGTAGAGGCATAAGTTGAGTATCCAAATAAGATGCCAAAAGGTGCATGATGATCTatgataaataagaaaaattaaaacaataaaactaaatatatataatatactatcAGAACggagatttttttaaatggaaatcaCTTAAATGGAGATTAACAGAGCAGcaagaaataatggaaaacaatagatcttttgataaaaaacttaCTGCACAATCTGTTGGTAAGGATTCATCCCATTCTTTACCACCATACCTTCCTCCACTATTCCATTTGAACTCGCTCATACAGCCTCCTTTAGTTAAATCTCTTATTCTTCTCTCTAGATATTCTTGATTACTAGTGACCTCCAAAAATGGTATCAAGGCAGGTAAAGATGGTATAAATTGAGCTACCGAAGCAGTTTGTGCCGTTTTTCTTAAGCGGTCTAGTCCAACGGCTCCAATTTTTACATCAGACAAACCGTGTTTGTCTAAAGCAGCTGTAACTCTGTCAAATTCTGTTACTAAACGTTCTAAAATCGTTTGAGAAATCCACTAAAAAAATATCGTTGTACAAAAATAATTGTGATTATTAAGTACTcacttttcttatattttcattcCACTGTGTTAGAGCTACACTATCAACGTTAATACGAGTCCAAACCTCAAGAGCAGAAACTTGAGCTGGACTAGAAGATTTATCATCGCTTTTTAAATTAGGACTACCGGATATCTTATCTAGAATTTAATTGAagataatgagaaataaaaacaattataaaagtttatttactaTGAGATTGAGTTGATagttgatactggcattttttgagaaattcagATACATCTTTTGCAGTTTGTGTTACTGGATGACTCCAAAATGAACTTAGTAAATTTGATGAATGTTCTTGTTTGCTAGTCAATTTATTagctttttcattttcttcatgttcttttaaatatttgttcaaagaATCTTCATCTTCAATTAATTCCATTGACGAAACATCTCTAAATGAAGATTTAACGGGAGTCTGCTGTGTTACTGGGGATCGTTTAGGTGAAAATTTACTAGAATTTAAGTCGGAAGTACCTTTTATGTAGGTCCATGATGGGGAAGACATTGAATAATTCAAACctcgaaaataataatttacttcaatataatttaaatcATTAAAGTTGATTACTTACTATCGTTTTCGTATTGAGAAATATTTCTACTTAGAGTAATATTAAATGGAGTGCTACTGTTTTGAGGGGTACCATTTTTAACCGGGGTTTGAATTACTTTATAATTAGggtctacaaaaaaatataattaaatttacgctaattttcaaattgaatttactCACCGGAGTCCTTAACACCTAATAATTTCTTTTGTGCTTCATTAATTATCAAGGGTTCTGGATATGTTAAagatacttttattatttttataagatagtaaaataaattaatcgTTAAGCATATTACAAGTATATATTCACCATAACGAAAGTAACTCGCATTTGAAGGGCAagattcatttctaaaaatatatttttaaacgttATTATAAATTCTAGGTGTATAGTACTTACAAATCGTATAAAATAATAGATAGTATGGCGAAATTCAAAGTTCCCCATATAACCTCTTGTTTCATAGAccgtttaattttatttatcgttaaacttctttccaaaatttgtgAGTTGTTAAAACGATTATTTGATCTAAATCAAAAGTATAATTAagaattttagtttcaaaattatattgataataacgTAACTTACAGagaaacattcatatttttccaattcgataattttattaaaaaaaatattgaaaatttaataacataACCTGAAAAATAGCATCAAAAATTAAGCGCCAAACATGCCGCCAAGAAATTTGACATATTATTAACCAATACGAAAAGTTGGCATCGAAAATTGATTAAGATATGTTCACATAGAACTTGGAATATTCCCAGTTTTAACTACtattcacaatttttcataaaagaataaaaaactatatttttaatacatgaGATTTAATATATAGTgttatttaatatgaattaatatagcaataaaatattttctttagttataattaatttaataatctaCGTTTGGATATGTTAAGGTGGCTTTGGATGAGTGAACGATTTGGTGACTTTTTTGTCTGTATGATGCTTTCTTGTTAAATTGGTAGAGCAAAATTGAATGGCCGTGAGGCCAGAGAAATTTATCAGAGTTTTAATTTGTtagtaaaatatcaaatttaggCATTTGGAATTCATTTATCAGGTAACTAAACGaactttctattgaaataaatattttatagcaaGCGGTATTATCGTTTAACTTTTAGTATTCATTGAAACTGCAACAAATATCAGTGACATTTTCGGCAAATAGTGACACAtcgaattttataaaagaattcGGTCAGGTAGTTTCGTTTCGTTAAATGAACtctatttcacaataaaatcgTGAGTGATTTGTTATACATTATAATTTAGATTTCACCGGTTATAtcgaataacaaaaaaatatgatttatttatagaaacaaCGCGTTGGTTTAACGTATGTACATTTTTTGATAACGGGACATCTTTGGAAAAACCGGTATTGTATGAATCTATTCTTTCgattaaaaacatttaattccaactaataaatcaacattttgtttcttctaaGTGTTGAAATACACAGttagattaaaaaattttgaaaataccacACCCAGACCTAGTTTACGTGAGTgccatattttgaatttttgactaaataacATAATTTGTAGACATACAttcattttatcgtttttaaTATTCGtcgtattaaaatttgatttcatagAATAATAGGGGTTAGGTTAGGAGAATGTTTCTGTTTAAATAATATAGAGAATATTTAacatcatataaataaatattagtaattatcaattataatttagtatcaataaaaattgaattaccaGTAGTAGATAACTGatatatattttctgatttatcgagataaatatgtattttataattactGACTCATTTAATTAAGTTTAATTAagcttgaaaaaaattgtttatttgacagatttacatccatttttTGAGAAGTTCAGTGAAGGGTAGATATAAGTATAAATTTGTGAAAGTATGATTATCAGTTTTATTGTGAATACTAGTTTTTATTGGAGTATTAAAACCATACCATTGCTTACTGAATGGCAGATGTCAATTTTTCAACTCATTTAatggttttttgaaatttttcaaagtgaaCATCTGAATTATGTGTTGATTAAGcatatttttcacttaaaacaatttcattgaGGTAAAGGCTTTGTGGTGATTCTTCTTTTGGAAAATCGACCATATTGACTAGTAGGTAGAGTTTAAATGTGGCCATACAAGGACACATTATGCCCAACAACCAAAACGTCatgttaaataacaaaaaatttcatagaatCCTAATAGAATGATGGATAGTAGAGATAATGAAGATATGTAGACAAAAaccataacaaaattattaataccaTCTTTGTTTGGGTGTTGATATATAAATGCCAATCATCTAAGTGGATTGAACCGGATAAAAATGGCCTGAAgtcaataaaaacaacaatgGAGTGATAAGGTTGTGGCATCTGTTTTTTGAGGTATATCTGGCATATTGCTCATCTAAGTTGGAACCTTCTGGAGCTGTAgctgatattcatattgaacacgTCTtcagacgataacttggttatagaaacgcgggccagacagtgtaatagtgactATTGGTATAGTGGTGTTCAGCTATGTGGACTTGGgataaaaaattgcaatttacTATTATTGGACTGAAATCATAAAGGAATAACTCCATatctagaagaaaaaaattcattcattcaaggaaatgaaaatcaatcaaatgaGGAATTTTTGCTGATAGACAAGTTTATTTTGAggtcatataaaacaataaattaatgattcagATCTTTGTTTTTAACTGTTTGGgtaaagaaaaaagaatgttGTATGTGTTGATATATAAACGGCAGTCATATCAGTGGAGGTTGTCTCTTTTTTTGTGATATACCTGGCTGGCATACAATTACCATTTACATTATTGATCCAAatcattaagaaaaaaatccaTATGCAGAAGAGAAAAAATCAACGTACAGTGCCTTAAGTTGATGAAAACCATGGCAAAATCCaattaaattttactttgaGTTGCTTCTGCACCCAACGTATTCTTCAGATTTGGCCCATAGCGAGTATGGGATGTTTTCAGATATTAAAAAGGCTTCAAGGAAAGAAATATCAATCAAATGAGGAATTTTTTGCTGATGAGACTAGTTTATTTTGAGtctaaataaacatttttcataaatggtGATTAAAGATTGGAAAAGCATCAGACTGTTGTATTAGTCAGTGTTCTCAACTCTCAATAATTAATCTCCTTAAAGCACCAATCAAAAACCTCTAAAAGAGGGTAATTGAGGGGAGGGGCGAGGTTATATTTTTTGGGGATTTGGGGTTGTTGGTTTTTGGTTGTTTTTGGGTGGTGTGTAATTTGGAATTTTGGTTGATTACGGTGTATTTGAGATTTTTAGCTGTTATTTGGGattattgtattattaaaatgcaattttccgataagatatattttttgaggAGATTGgaattgtatttataataatgtttgATGAGAAAGTGATATCTTTTACAGAAATGGCGGTGAACGTATATTCAACTAATGTAACGTCAGATAATCTGTCCCGACATGATATGCTAGCATGGGTGAACGAATGTCTACAGAGcagttttggaaaaatagaGGAATTATGCACAGGTGCCGCTtattgtcaatttatggatATGCTTTTCCCCGGATCTGTATTACTGAAAAGGGTGAAATTTCGAACCAATTTGGAACATGagtatatacaaaatttcaaaatacttcaGGCCAGTTTCAAGAAAATGTCCGTTGATaaggtacaaataaaattttagtacaatTAATGTCTCTTTTAAAACCAATCGAGTTAATTTTATATAGgattatacattttaaattgtCTCTATTGTCTGTATAAAATTAGAGTGAAATTCAAATATGGAATGCTTTAATTAGCTCCCTAAAGGCTTTGTGAGAGATGGGTAATTTTAAGATAGTACTTACGAGGGTTGTATGAAAAAGTTCATACCTCAACAACTTGAGgatgtcagcacttatcaatataatttggGGAATATATTTGTGCATCTATTGAGAGATTGTAACTAAAACTTTAGCCATTTTGGATGCTTAGTTTCTGCTTGACAATTGTATAAGTGAGTCAtcaagatttttatgaaaattggaaaaaattgaggatCGATCTGtctttaatatttgtttttttttttaaaaacgtcTATGTAAATGTAAAACACTAAATTTTGGATCCATAAATTGCGACAATGGTACTGAAGGACAGCTGGATGGAGTC is from Diorhabda sublineata isolate icDioSubl1.1 chromosome 1, icDioSubl1.1, whole genome shotgun sequence and encodes:
- the LOC130452460 gene encoding transmembrane protein 209 codes for the protein MNVSLSNNRFNNSQILERSLTINKIKRSMKQEVIWGTLNFAILSIILYDLNESCPSNASYFRYGEYILVICLTINLFYYLIKIIKVSLTYPEPLIINEAQKKLLGVKDSDPNYKVIQTPVKNGTPQNSSTPFNITLSRNISQYENDSLNYSMSSPSWTYIKGTSDLNSSKFSPKRSPVTQQTPVKSSFRDVSSMELIEDEDSLNKYLKEHEENEKANKLTSKQEHSSNLLSSFWSHPVTQTAKDVSEFLKKCQYQLSTQSHNKISGSPNLKSDDKSSSPAQVSALEVWTRINVDSVALTQWNENIRKWISQTILERLVTEFDRVTAALDKHGLSDVKIGAVGLDRLRKTAQTASVAQFIPSLPALIPFLEVTSNQEYLERRIRDLTKGGCMSEFKWNSGGRYGGKEWDESLPTDCAIIMHLLASYLDTQLMPLPNMPDTKAFSGHHYLKITDKVPVLTGNSLFIQEVSEKPPHYRVVVAGKTYEMVKGYNNLFHSILFFIYHVNKMEHGMLGRVNLGRAGVNILWVIDQ